The region TGTTGGAAAAGGTGCTCTGTGGTGTAAATTCGAAAGAACTGGACAGCTTGAATATTCATCTTTcttcacaataaataaatacataaattgaAATAcataaactcaaaataaaatccatttaacTTGAATGCAGAGATCAAACAAACTAACCTGCATGTAGCAGATTAACTAATTACTTACATATTAACGTAGAGATACGAGACAAATCGACTGACTTTACTTGACCTAAGccaatcagaaaacaaagtgtttctttttaggTTTGGATGCATGCACTCAGGGACACAATTGCCAGCATATTTGTGTCAACAGTGGCAACTCATACAACTGCAAATGTCACCCAGGTTATATCTTGAACCCTGACAAGAAAACCTGCTCACGTAAGTGTATTATTTATCTTCTTCAAATTACGACTTTTGCAAGTTAGCTGCTGTATTTTGGCAGAATCGTCTGAAGAACTCATTTGGAATTAGATGGAAAAGCCTTATTTAATgtagaaatgtttcttttcaggTTCAGACGCTTGTGCCCAGGGACATGACTGCCAGCACATTTGTACCACCAGCGGTGACTCGTACGCCTGCGAGTGTCGAGCGGGATACGTGTTGAACGCAGACCAGAAAACCTGCTCAcgtatgaacagatttttttcataaattagtttccttagTTGTTTCAAATCAGGGTTAATGTCTTGGTTTtcacatcaaaaataaaattttatgtctgtttgtgtcGCAGGGGATATTTGCAGACATCAAAACATGCTCACATAAGAATACTACAGTCTTGTTTTACACCCTGTTTAGATGCTTCAAAATcagaatttgatttaaaaccgTCGCACTGGTCAAACAGGGCACCTTtaggacaaaacaaaatgttaatgaTGTCCTTAGGTGTCCCATACTGTACATAACATTGTGTGTCTTTTCAGGTTCTGATCCATGTTCCCATGAACATGATTGCCAGCACATTTGTGAAAACAATGACGGCTCATATATCTGCAAGTGTCGAGTGGGATTTATGTTAAATGCAGACAAGAAAACATGCTCACGTAAGACACACCTGTGATAACCCTGACTTGAAAGATTATAAGTGCTGTTTCATtttatgggtaaaaaaaaaggctaaaatataAAGTATGTACTCGTGCCTGTCCAAAGCAGATATGGTAAATGTAATAATACAGGTTCAGACTTGTGTATTCAGCGAATAATGATTTTTACTTGTGCAAGTGTCATAAAGCAGTAAATGTTCAAAAGGATAAAAATTGCTAACAAGTTTTTAAAtagaatatatttatttgtgtttgaagatttaaatcttttaatttaatctttgtgggttgtttttgttatttctcagaTTTGAAATTGTAAAATTGATTTCTAGACTTGCTGTCGGGGCTTTAAAGTACATAATATCTGTGACTGCAAATTACTTCATACGTTgcattaaatttgaataaaacgtGACTCTTCCTTTTAGCTTCGGACCCATGTGCTCAGGGACATGACTGCCAACACATTTGTGTCAACAATGGTAACTCATACATCTGCAGATGCCGAGAGGGATTTGTGTTGAATCCAGACCAGAAAACGTGCTCACGTAAGAACCTGGGCATTATGGGTTTACAACAAACACTGTAGGCTGTGTATAGATGTGTAAAGTGTGTGCTTTGAAGATAGCTTCATAAAATGTGAGGAATGATATTTTagaacagaaaaagcaaaaagacttGGTGAAGCATTGCAGTGTCATGTTAGTGCTATCATCTTTtgaatgagctgcagctttGCATCTGGAAAGCTCAACCTACTGATGTTTAGATATTTCATATCACGTGATTTCTTTTCAGGTTCTGATCCATGTCAACATGGACATGATTGCCAACACATTTGTGTAAACAGTGGTAACTCTTACCGCTGCAAGTGTCGAGAGGGATATGTGTTAAATCCAGATAAGAAAACGTGCTCACGTAAGTATTTTACTTTGGATGAGtcttgggtttgttttatttccagtgcTTCACTATTGTACATTAATTAACTGAACCTAGTAGATAAGACAGTTTTATCTTCTCAGGTTCAGATGCATGTGGACAGAGGAATGACTGCCAACACATCTGTGTCAGCACTGGTGACTCGTATctgtgtaaatgtaaaacaggaTACACGTTGAATGCTGACAGGAAAACTTGCTCAAGTAAGGATCCTCTTATCCGTCATCTGAGCATGTTAACGTTTTGCCTcaagacaaatgaaaaaaaacctttgattATTTACTTCATAAATAAGTTTTTTGAACAACAGTATCAGGCGTAGTGGTGTCTTGTTTCAGGATTGGACGTTTGTGCTCAGGGGCATGATTGTCAACACATGTGTGTAAACAGCGGGGATTCATACATCTGCAAGTGTCGAGTGGGATATGTATTGAACCCAGACCAGAAAACATGCTCGAGTAAGAATTTTGATTTTCAGCTTTCATATTGAACGTCTCTGGTATGAACCAGCAAATCAAACTATCTCCACAGAACCTCTTTTACAGGCTTTGGTAATATTTAAAGgtgatggttaaaaaaatatctctgATCGGTGAGCTTTTTATTTCCAGGTTCAGATGCGTGCGCTCAGAGACATGACTGCCAGCACATATGTGTCAACAATGGGGCTTCATACATCTGCAAGTGCCGAACGGGATACATGCTTAACATGGATAAGAAAACATGCTCACGTAAGAAAACCTCCTTTCAAAactgtttcagctttttgaatATTCTTTGAGTCTCCTGTTATCTTACAATTGAATCCAAGAGCagctgacatgtttttattgtgattttaaaatagCTTCATTTTCCCAGAGAAATGGGGGTGCGCATATGTtcgtttgtctgcctgttagctaaatatctcataaaccagattatagatttttaatgaaactctcagaaaacagtTATGGAATCTATATCTataacagattaacttttggggtcagcCTGATTCAGAATGTCCATCACAGCTATTCGACCttagaaattacaaaaatgacggtaacagtcatttttacagatattgagctaaatgttttgtgttctagtagctgaaagtcatcttcatcacatataccaagcactaacagaccaattttttttaaactttggcatgcaaagaAACAGGCGATAGTCAGTCTTTCAAGAAATGGtactttcatcttttttttttcttttttgtttatttagcgtaactttcaaagtaaaagactATGAGTGTTTGCTGATTGAGTTAAATGAGCCAGTGTCTCCTTCCAGGTTGGGATGCATGTGCTCGGGGACATGACTGCCAGCATATTTGTCTCAATAACGGTGATTCTTACAAGTGCAAGTGTCAAGAAGGATATGTGTTGAATACAGACCAGAAAACATGTTCACGTAAGAATATTTTGCTTTATTGCAGcataaacatgacaaacacCCAGGTTTTTACTCTTATGTGACTTCTCATtgtcaaccaaaaaaaaaaaaaacagtctggcACAAAGTTCTTGAAAGAATATAGTTAGTTGTCAAAAACTTAAAATCCATCAGGAAATCTACAGTGGACTATGTCTTTAATATTAAGAGTGAAACCAATGTGCTTGACTTCATCGGTGTCATCCCAGTATGTAAATGAAGACCATAAATGCAAAAGCACAGTTTTCTGCAGCCTTGAACAGTAAAAGACTTTTCAGTTCATCTGGTGGAATCACTGTAATAGGTTTTATGTATTTCTCTAGATTTAGATTATAATGTGTACCTGTAACTGAAAATACAcaacatttatgtattttcttttgcattcCTCAGTTGTTGGAAAGTGTGCAGCTGACACTGACCAAGATCTCCAAGTCCAGCCTCATAAACTGGTCCTGCACAGAAGTCATGTAGATGCCATGTCATAGAAATTGTTTGGATTAAATTATCCTCTTGAATGTTGGCTTTTAATGTGCTGTTGTAAAGTCATTTGTATATTTGAAATGAATTCATGTGAATTCGCATGTTATTATTCTATTTAGAGCTGACATCTGTAAGTAGACTTACATAAGCACACTTAAATGATTACTTGGTTCAAATTACagaatgtttttagtttaactCTCCTTCTTTCGCACAAACAAATTTCTTGGATGTATATAATTTTTGTTAATTCACAAAATCTAATCTATATATGTTGTATTTTGAAATAACACGTTTGATTTTATCTAACACTGCTCTTTGACATAAGAACATAAATCATCTGCTGCTTCTTCcagttaaactgaaacaagacattAATGATAAAGAAACcttaatgactttttttgtttcagaggaAATGAGGAGTGAAATAAGAGAAGATGCCTGCATGTGTGAAGCTCAGATTGTGTTCCAGAAAAAAGTGCAGTCAGCCATTCAGGAGCTGAGCAGGAAACATATCCTTTTTTTGACATGAAAATAGTGGTaaaggctttgtttttgtttcacagaatAATAAGTTTGCTTATAGGTACAGGAGTAGAATGCAGCCTTTATTAATGCACCTAtatctgttttctctttaaagtcaaaatgtctttttaaggttttataatGTGGTTGTTATGAGAGAAATATTTGTcatataaaaatgattatttggtGATTATTAGTAATAAACAATAGTACCGTTGTTCTGATTAATGCCTTTAACAAGATGAAATCACTTTATTGCCTTGACTGATTGATCACTTGATGAACTTTCAGACAAAGTGATACAAATTGGGGGCGATCTCCGACGTTAAGAACAGAAACGACATCAGGAGCCAACTTTCAATGCACCCTTTATTCTTGACAAGAGGATGTCATGAAAAATCAACATCTTTTAATGTTAGAGTAAAAATTCACATGGTGCTACATTTTGATGCAATATGCTGGTGTTACTGATATTACTTTTCACAAAAAGTGGCATAAActgttgtaaatgtttacactaacttatgtaaaataataaaaccacacTGTTTTCTGATGATAAATTTACTGCAACAGAAGTAATAAACCTTTCAGTTTCACTGTACAACACAAAGCCTTTATCCATTCACTTAATCTGttatgcaacaaaaacattcttgttGTCAGATTGCAAATTTGTACAAAAGACCAAAGTAAATCCCGATCAAACAGCTTTGTTACATCACATTGAATAACTGTGACCCATGACTTCTTGTGTttcagaaatttgttttatctgatttgtTCACCTCAAACAGTTTAGGATTtaccaggaaaaataaattcaggAAGTTAAAGTTCAACTAGAATGCATTACTTAAAAGGCAGCAGTTAAGAGATgacttcttttgtgtttctttgtgtaacTCTATGTGCAATATACATTTTGGTACTATTCAATAcgttaatttttttgtgtatttctatTGCAAAATGTGGCTgcacatgaaaaataaaaatgactaaactttGAATTTGTCATGTCCCTGATCACACACCATTTGAAAGGTTAATAACATTATTAATAGCATAATACCTTAAACAATTTCTAGCAAGATTTTTCATGTTCAAATAATCATaaatgctgaataaaaacaaactttaaagaaatgaataaaaaaacattgggGCTTAGTTACAGATGTTCACTGAAAGATGCATATTTTCAAATTGTTAGGaaggaaatttattttaaagaatgtgTAATACAAGTTCTTTCCAGAGATTGACTTTTACAACTTGAAATGAAGAAGAAATTATTAGAATCTGAgttattgtttgtatttgttattgttattattagtcTATATGATCACAGACAAATGAAACTTACAGTAAGGTGTATTAAAGATGTATGCTCTCTTAGCTcaattaatcatttttatggTTATTAATTTTACTGAATAATTTTACCATACAAAGTTACTtctataaaacaattttttgtaattttgcttAAGTTcatttgctgccacatcagaaTTACCAAGTTTGAGATAACAGCCTGCTCATTTTAAGTAACAATTACTTTCTTTTCTCAACACATATAAtcacactgatttattttagatgtactaaataatttgatttaaagcattttaaagaaacagtttttatcttGAGATTCCAACTATTCTGCAGTCCCAGAAGACTTACAAACGTATATGCAATAAAAAAGTATCTTAATGGTGATTTAATAGATTTAGAAGAGGGTATTTAGCCATTGTATAGAGACTACTTTGTATATAGTTATCTAAAAAAGTGCCAGTTTTTTTTCAGACCAGGAGTTCCAATATTAAACCCAAATAATCCACACTGTTCAGAGAGAAAGCCAAAGTAATGCTTGCAAAATgaatttacaagaaaaactacaaatacCAGGAGGCACTCATTTTCAATGCTTCCGGTTTACGGTTACCATGGGAGACGGATGAAAGCTATAGCCTCGATTCACCCAAATCTGGCAACGCAGAGTTCAGTGTcgtatttaaactattttgcaATGCGGTTACTATCATTATTATCTGTTGCGGTAGACAGCCTTTAAATGTTTAGGGTTATAAAAAGGATGAAGGagtttgactttgttttggGAGATAAAAAACGGTAACTATGCTAAGCTAGGCTAACGCAAACAGCATTAGGCCTCGTGATGTACATTgcaaacgtttaaaaaaaagaaagacattagttttgtgcatttataaattaaacttaTAGAATAGGCTGTAAAAAGTTAATCTTTGAGAACTTCGTTATCATTCAGCCATCACTATGTTTATATATCTCAGCAAGAAGGTGAGCAGTTTACGGAACATTTATGTCACAGATTTAAGCGTGTTGGTGACAACCTGACTGTCGTATTTTCCGTGTGGTATAGATTGCTATTCCCAACAACATTCATCTGAAATGCGTTTCCTGGAACAAAGACCAGGGTTTCATTGCATGTGGAGGGGATGATGGTCTCCTGAGAGTGCTCAAGCTTGAAACTCAGACAGGTAAGGTGTAAAACTGGGAATTACCTTCGGGGTTTAGATGGTAAACATAGCTTTTTAAACATACCTCTAAAGGACATTTGCATGGCAGTATAATTTCACCAGCATCTCTTGTTTActatagatgtttttttaaatgtatttttgtgtatttcttgCATTAGAATAGCCTCaaactgttcttttaaaaacttgtaaTTGGTTTGATTAATGAACTTTATAGTTCAGTTATGTGTCAGAGCGTTTATTACTGTTTGAATTGTTATGTAATAATCCTGTGATTTAAAACAATGCCTTGTATTTTTGGAGAAGAATCTGTCAAAACCTTAATAATCCTTTTGACTCTGCTCCGGTTCCTGTCATTGTAAGCAGAAAACGATACAACTCATAGTATTAGACTGACTTGAAGTTATTGTTACCGATGACCACAATGAATAACAAATGCAATCAACAAAATTTGAACTTTCTTACAGACGATGCCAGACTTAAAGGTCTTGCTGCACCCAGTAACTTGTCCATGAACCAGACTTTAGAGGGACACAGTGGTGAGTCACAACTGTAGACtctgtattttataatttacctcacaaaaacaacaacttgggTAGTCTGCTACAGTGCAATTGAAGTGCCGCACAACAATTTGATCACACAAATGCGTAACGAAGTAGCTTTTTATAAAACTAACAAATTCCatcatgtgtgtgaatgagaggaaagcaggtggagcagtgaggctgcaaggagcagaggtcacaaaggtgcaggacttagTTCTACGAgtaatttgtgacaaaagggtggcagcaaaggtcaaagaaaagacagtgagacagtggtgagagcagccatgttgtatggtttggggacaaaaagacaggagacagaactggaagtggcagagctgaagatgttgaggttctccttgggagggacgaggatggacaggattaggaatgaggtcatcagaggtacagcacaggttgaaggactgggagataaagttagagaggccagactgagatggtttggacatgtgcagaggagggacagggggtatattggtagacagatgttagagacgcagctgccaggaaaaagacaaagaagagatatatggatgcagttagagaggacatggaaggagttggagtgaggacagaggacacagaagacagtcAGATGGAGAAGGATGAgtcactgtggtgacccctgaaaagggaacaggcaaaagaaaaataagaaaaaattccattaattaacaataaaacatagaagaccttttatttagttttgatttataaatattctttttcttttttgaggtTTGTAAAATTTCATATTTtgtaaaatcattcattttgatgcattttctggaaatattgtttaaaattctgttttttgtgttaccTTTTTTGTCTGGTAATTatgttttttggaaaaaaacaaaacaatctaagTTTACTGATTTAAACCCATGCAGGTGCAGTGCAGGTAGTGACATGGAACGAACAGTACGAGAAGCTGACAACCAGTGACCAGAATGGACTGATTATTGTTTGGATGCTCTACAAAGGTGAGGACTGAAGTCAAACTTAAATATTTCGTGCTTTTGCAAGGATATTGTCTTGTTTAGTGGTATATCTTTATTCCTCCCTGAGGTGCGTGGTGCGAGGAGATGATCAACAACAGGAACAAGTCAGTGGTGAGAAGCATGAGCTGGAATGCTGATGGTCAAAAGATCTGCATTGTGTATGAAGATGGAGCAGTCATTGTTGGATCTGTAGATGGTATATTTActtatataaaacaataaataccaTTAGATAAGTAAAATCCATTTCAAGGGGATTTCATGTAAGCATTGTGAAGAACTGAGTACAAATATCTTTAGTAGGATTATCACCTTCTGCTTGTAGGAAACCGGATTTGGGGAAAGGAGCTAAAGGGAAGTCAGCTTGCTCACGTGGCATGGTCACCAGACAGCAGAATCCTCCTTTTTGGCATGGCCAACGGGGAAGTACACATCTATGACAATCAAGGAAACTTCATAGTGAGTGTTTAAGCTTCAGTGAAGGTAGTTATGTTGTTGCATATGCCCATGTTGTGCTGCATAGCCTCCTGATTTAAGTGATGCTGTTTTTATGAAGCCATAATAACCACGCTAGTGAACGCTGGCAGCATGACTTGCATCAGTAACGAATGATTTTGGTTTTAGGAAAGATCTAAACATTTCAAAcctttttagatttaaatccactttgtttttctgaatgcATTCACGTGAAAATAAGATAACTATTCTGTGTTCTTGTCATCCTACCGTAGTATATTTGTGTTAACTTGTTGACTGTTATGTTTCAGATGAAAATGTCCATCAGCTGTCTCGCCAGTGCAAGTGGAGCTGTCAGTATATCTGGTATCCACTGGTATGCAGGAACAGGAGGTTACGTTGAGCCAGACTGTCCATGTCTTGCCATCTGTTTCGACAATGGAAGATGTCAAATAATGCGCTATGAGAACGACGAGAGTGagtaaaccaaaaaaaccaaagcaCCTCCTGTAcggtttatgtttttattttactgaaatgtttGCTAACAGTGCCACTCAACACTCCTGCCTGTTTCTGCAGACCCAGTGTGCGTTGATACTTTGATGAATGTGGTCAGTATCCAGTGGAACCACTGTGGCAGTGTGCTGGCGGTGGCCGGTTCCCTCAGAGCCTCAAATATGGAGAAGGAATTCAATGTGGTGCAATTTTACACACCATTTGGAGAGGTGAAGATGTGTTCTGTGAAAGAGTTTTTTCCAACTGCTGTCCATGTTGACATTTCTAAAGATCTATGACAGTGGATTGTCTCAGATAAATAACTAAACggatcacaaagaaaaaagaaaaccagttttaaaatgtcaatagATATGCCTTGTATAAATCACAGAACCCAAGTTAAATGTCTCCAAAGGTACTAAATAAGATAATGAAGTGACTGATTGTTTTCATCATCATTaattcttgcaaaaaaaaaaatatgattagCAGAGTGGAGGCAGGTGGCACAGTCTTACTTTAGCTGACAGAGTTTATTGTCCTTTCATTTCCTGCACTAACTTCAGCTTGACTCAAGAAGAAATCTTTAAGGAAGATGAGTTATTTGTTCTCACTGTCCTTCTGTTATTATACAGCATCTAAGAACTCTCAAAGTGCCCGGGAAGCAGATGTCAGGGATTGCCTGGGAGGGAGGAGGTCTTCGAATTGGCCTGGCTGTGGACTCCTACATCTACTTTGCCAACATAAGACCAGATTATAAGGTACACACTAACACTCGTCACTCACACGGTCCATGAAACTCTACACTTTAAAAATAGTAATCAGAAAAATAGTCTGATTTTATAACTAAGTTTATTCTGATAATCAAAATGGTCAAACATTACATTCAGTGTCAGATGTAGAGTCTTTGTCAGAGCATTTACGGTTTTTATTAGCTCTGTTTGTTGAAAAGAGACTGGTGGTCTTTtctaattacattttctgctgtttttctggaTAAATTGATTTATGAGGATTTATCTGCAAGATAACTTTGGGGACTCAAATGAAATATAAACTACAATGTGAGAGAAATCTGATGGGAAGCATATATTTGTCAATGACATTTGAGAGTCAACAAGCATTTTCTCTGGTCactcatcttttatttttaaaatgaaattgagtttttttgtgttttaacagtGGGGCTACTGTTGCAGCACAGTGGTGTATGCCTACACAAAGCCAGAGCGGCAAGAGTACTGTGTAGTATTCTGGGATACCAAAAACAATGAGAAGTTTGTCAAATATGTCAAGAGCCTGATGTCTATCACTACTTCTGGAGACTTCTGTATCCTGGCTAGCAAGGCAGATGAAACCCAGCCTCaggtagaaaacaaaacaaaataaaaccaaaaaagaaaatgcatgctTGTTGCTACATTTTAAGacctttttgttactttttaagcatttttctaactttttacTGAActgaggaatttaaaaaaaaatagatcaaattGGAAATTTGTTGTCACACAGGAGGATGCTGGGTCAGAATCTGGGAGTCCTGCAAAGGTACagtattcattttaaaaccttacaTCACAAAAAAGCTCATTCTCTGTTTATATATAACGCAGACGTTGACTTATTGAATAAACTGGCTCTGCTGTGTTTAAACAGTATGTCCTGATTCTGTGCAACTCCATTGGAACTCCTCTGGACTCAAAATACATTGACATTGGTGAGTTTTGTGTAGAAATGCAACCTGTTGAGGCGAAGCTCAGTCTTTTGAATTGCTGCTGAACTGATCATAGTTGTGTTCTGGCACAACACTGATGCAACACTTCAAGCAGTTAGTACAAAGAAAGACGATTGCAGAAAGCctacaatatatttttttagcagAGATCACAAAATATCTTTGTATCTCACACCTTTTTGGTATAGTATTGTGTTTTAACCTGTGATCATATGCACTCCATACGGTGTGTGTCACTTTGTCTCTGTAGATCCACTGTTTGTTACCATGACAAAGACTCACGTCATTGCTGCATCCAAAGAAGTTTTTTACTTGTGGCAGTACAGAGTGGCAAAGAAACTGACAGCGCTGGAGATCAacaaagtgaccaaaacaaagaaaggggTGCAGGAGAGGTGAGGCTTTCCAAGCATTATATAACACTGACAATTGtgctaaattttatttcaactgGACGTCATTAACCCTGCACCGTAAACAAAGGCACTTACTAGAAATAAAGACGATTACAGAAAGGCTATGTTGGGATTTCCAGTAGACCACATTATTACTGGAAAGCCTGTGCACCACAGTGTTGGATTCTGTGAGTCAGTGGGTGAAACCTTTGCTTTATTGGCTCACCATTACAGTGTAAAGTGTAGGTCCTGACAGAGCAATGAAAAGGATTCATTCAGTCATGAAATGCCACTGAGGTTCCAGACAGGCTAGGTGTGATTTAATGTTCTGCCAGGGTTTTCCTCACACCTGGGCCACAAGTCGCAACCGGGAAATGGACGGCTCTTTATCTGGCTGCTTCTCAGCTTCTTTCTCACACGTTTCCACTTCCTGCTTCTCCAGGTTCTATCACATCGACAGTAATCCTTCTGGAACCAGCGACGGTGGGACAGATTTATCAAAAGCCTTCGCAGTAAGACATATTTTTATCTCCTGGAGTGCAAGGACTTtttgaagacacaaaaatgttaagaaaaactATTCTACATtcaatgcaaaacattttatttaaagtgttttttaatctcATCATAAAGTATGAAATACTTTATTAAACACAATGCTGCTCAAAAGAACTTTCCTTTGGCAATATTAAAATATAGTAAgatttaaattgaattaaaaaaatatatttgtagaTACCATGTTGGTTTAAATTTAGCAATGAGTATTTAAAAGAGTTTATTATAAGGCTGAAAAACTGTTatggtcttttttgttttgtttgtattctaGAGAACTCGAGACCCTATCTGTGGTATTACAGCAACAGATAAAACCCTAATAGTGGTGAGTACCTGTCTGTTGTGAAGGAAGATTGAAATTAAAGCATATATACCgagatttaaatgaaagtgtttgtgtCTTGTGTTGCTGGGATGCTCAcctaaataaatcttttctgtgtgtttatagGCTCGTGAGTCTGGCAGCATTTACAGATACATCCTTCCAAATGTTTCTCTCATCCAAAAATACTCCTTAAACAACCGAGCCTATTATCTGTCTCTGAACTGCAACTCCAGGTCAGCATTGGTTGTGTTACAGAGTTAGATCAGGTATCCTTTGATAACCGTTAATAATTGCATTATTTTCTTTAGTCGGCTGGCCATAATTGACATCGCGGGCGTGCTGACTTTGCTGGACCTGGAAGTT is a window of Kryptolebias marmoratus isolate JLee-2015 linkage group LG10, ASM164957v2, whole genome shotgun sequence DNA encoding:
- the LOC108245060 gene encoding matrilin-3-like isoform X4; its protein translation is MTSLVWKLVVFTGILAAASEGSNPQLGSQRRQSLSRGSPRVPARVHGRSDHFGSTERSYSELHDAEKFKEVRRAGGMNSWSHEAQTSHQQQTDRGHQISPSGSWQPAGDAPDSATSNCRNRPIDLVFIIDSSRSVRPAEFEKAKEFLQDMVGSLVIGSDATRVGLVNYASTVKIEFLLNTYFDKPSLKQALALVEPLASGTMTGMAIKTAMEKAFTKEAGARATSMNIAKVAIIVTDGRPQDKVEEVSAAARASGIEIYAVGVDRADMTSLRLMASQPHDDHVFYVETYGVIEKLTSKFRETLCGKDDDNGSADIPLEVRIDDNGLGLKGSQDSKGIRDNNGNNGLDACTQGHNCQHICVNSGNSYNCKCHPGYILNPDKKTCSRSDACAQGHDCQHICTTSGDSYACECRAGYVLNADQKTCSRSDPCSHEHDCQHICENNDGSYICKCRVGFMLNADKKTCSPSDPCAQGHDCQHICVNNGNSYICRCREGFVLNPDQKTCSRSDPCQHGHDCQHICVNSGNSYRCKCREGYVLNPDKKTCSRSDACGQRNDCQHICVSTGDSYLCKCKTGYTLNADRKTCSRLDVCAQGHDCQHMCVNSGDSYICKCRVGYVLNPDQKTCSSSDACAQRHDCQHICVNNGASYICKCRTGYMLNMDKKTCSRWDACARGHDCQHICLNNGDSYKCKCQEGYVLNTDQKTCSQEMRSEIREDACMCEAQIVFQKKVQSAIQELSRKLDELSDKVIQIGGDLRR
- the LOC108245060 gene encoding matrilin-2-like isoform X2, whose product is MTSLVWKLVVFTGILAAASEGSNPQLGSQRRQSLSRGSPRVPARVHGRSDHFGSTERSYSELHDAEKFKEVRRGDFATPDLQERLRARAGSSGRKGASEAGGMNSWSHEAQTSHQQQTDRGHQISPSGSWQPAGDAPDSATSNCRNRPIDLVFIIDSSRSVRPAEFEKAKEFLQDMVGSLVIGSDATRVGLVNYASTVKIEFLLNTYFDKPSLKQALALVEPLASGTMTGMAIKTAMEKAFTKEAGARATSMNIAKVAIIVTDGRPQDKVEEVSAAARASGIEIYAVGVDRADMTSLRLMASQPHDDHVFYVETYGVIEKLTSKFRETLCGKDDDNGSADIPLEVRIDDNGLGLKGSQDSKGIRDNNGNNGLDACTQGHNCQHICVNSGNSYNCKCHPGYILNPDKKTCSRSDACAQGHDCQHICTTSGDSYACECRAGYVLNADQKTCSRSDPCSHEHDCQHICENNDGSYICKCRVGFMLNADKKTCSPSDPCAQGHDCQHICVNNGNSYICRCREGFVLNPDQKTCSRSDPCQHGHDCQHICVNSGNSYRCKCREGYVLNPDKKTCSRSDACGQRNDCQHICVSTGDSYLCKCKTGYTLNADRKTCSRLDVCAQGHDCQHMCVNSGDSYICKCRVGYVLNPDQKTCSSSDACAQRHDCQHICVNNGASYICKCRTGYMLNMDKKTCSRWDACARGHDCQHICLNNGDSYKCKCQEGYVLNTDQKTCSLVGKCAADTDQDLQVQPHKLVLHRSHVDAMS
- the LOC108245060 gene encoding matrilin-2-like isoform X3 is translated as MTSLVWKLVVFTGILAAASEGSNPQLGSQRRQSLSRGSPRVPARVHGRSDHFGSTERSYSELHDAEKFKEVRRGDFATPDLQERLRARAGSSGRKGASEAGGMNSWSHEAQTSHQQQTDRGHQISPSGSWQPAGDAPDSATSNCRNRPIDLVFIIDSSRSVRPAEFEKAKEFLQDMVGSLVIGSDATRVGLVNYASTVKIEFLLNTYFDKPSLKQALALVEPLASGTMTGMAIKTAMEKAFTKEAGARATSMNIAKVAIIVTDGRPQDKVEEVSAAARASGIEIYAVGVDRADMTSLRLMASQPHDDHVFYVETYGVIEKLTSKFRETLCGKDDDNGSADIPLEVRIDDNGLGLKGSQDSKGIRDNNGNNGLDACTQGHNCQHICVNSGNSYNCKCHPGYILNPDKKTCSRSDACAQGHDCQHICTTSGDSYACECRAGYVLNADQKTCSRSDPCSHEHDCQHICENNDGSYICKCRVGFMLNADKKTCSPSDPCAQGHDCQHICVNNGNSYICRCREGFVLNPDQKTCSRSDPCQHGHDCQHICVNSGNSYRCKCREGYVLNPDKKTCSRSDACGQRNDCQHICVSTGDSYLCKCKTGYTLNADRKTCSRLDVCAQGHDCQHMCVNSGDSYICKCRVGYVLNPDQKTCSSSDACAQRHDCQHICVNNGASYICKCRTGYMLNMDKKTCSRWDACARGHDCQHICLNNGDSYKCKCQEGYVLNTDQKTCSLVGKCAADTDQDLQVQPHKLVLHRSHRK